From one Agathobaculum sp. NTUH-O15-33 genomic stretch:
- a CDS encoding PAS domain-containing hybrid sensor histidine kinase/response regulator: protein MIGSGSLTAEQVKAVYTNSVMQDIIHAIPGGVAVYRVGAAFEPVYVSDGVLEMSGYSAEECRNMAMRDDVGLTHLEDAEMVTDRLRLAAQAQDTVEFEFRKQHRDGRAIWVRVQAKTVGEEGGRPLLQCVFHDISALKEAQTELSNLVNSVPGGIASYRVEGDQFIPLFYSDGVPALTGHTREEYDAIVHADAIASVYEPDRERVLLAARSSLSRRTVLDVSYRMRHRNGELIWLHLNGRRIENTGDSLCFYAVFTGMSMQTRLFQDIANETADGIYVIDRQTHELLYTNDANALFSEAKPCVGQKCFEALHGNPAPCASCVLQTYGADGKEHEITLESMPGRFFTVRFRETDWNGIPAYVQYIRDVTEEVRTRQEKERLEMYFQTVVGNLPGGISVIRCDPDGGMTPEFISDGFAAMTHMTVAQAGELYQKDIFAGVHPDDVEENQKKLRSFIEKGDGHCTLTARMACGDGGYVWVKDSLSVQQHADGVRRIYSIYTDITKMVEEQEQIRCRYEDIILQHYRKPGADELVLGHCNVTTNRILDIVDHTNSDLLETFGDVREAFFTGVAGLIVDPSERQAFLDMYLNEPALAAFHRHETECVLPCFIKLPKEKRGRYVQFKVNLIETPVTGDITGVLTVTDITEQTISDRILHQLSVTSYDYVIDVDLEHDRHTVVTCSQDVKFPPPPTGRFSERVADMVAHLLVPKDRSRFACATDPAEMRRRLKAGGSYTISYGLLGEKGEVCTKNMTISAVDLRLDRFCLVCSDITESVREEQSLLNMMAYTFDLMGILHLASGRFTLYTRQTVLENLAPRIVDRFEEELAKFVDDHGLEEDKQQAHERFSLANMLVRLAEQPSGYDFVVPFRSENGLRYKQINVLWGDENHSTICLVRADVTDILAAERKAKQDLERALDIAEEANRAKSDFLSTMSHDIRTPMNAIMGMTTLAVAHMDDRARVADCLQKIKVSSKHLLSLINDILDMSKIEQSKISLNRVNVSMPELLEQLSDIMVPQARLAGLQFSIWQERIEHQDFFGDSLRISQILINLTGNAIKFTQKGGAVGVCVEEIAPQKDPQRIRYRFTVSDTGIGMTQEFLANIFAPFARSRAVSRVEGTGLGLSITKGLIDLMGGEITVESKLGEGSVFRVELEYEAAECRSGASQAKAAHQAQAADLNGRTFLIAEDNEINAEILQELLSMEGARSVVKTDGRQALRAFESAAPDTYDAVLMDVQMPEMDGYQATRAIRSLQRRDAGAIPIVAMTANAFSEDIAACLESGMNAHVAKPVDMDTLRFVLSGVLDSARPMI from the coding sequence ATGATAGGGAGCGGTTCTCTTACCGCCGAACAGGTCAAGGCCGTGTATACCAATAGCGTGATGCAGGATATTATCCATGCGATCCCGGGCGGGGTCGCGGTTTATAGGGTCGGAGCTGCTTTCGAGCCTGTGTATGTGTCCGATGGCGTGCTGGAAATGAGCGGTTATTCCGCGGAGGAATGCCGGAACATGGCTATGCGGGACGATGTGGGCCTGACCCATTTAGAAGATGCCGAAATGGTGACCGACCGGCTGCGTCTCGCCGCGCAGGCGCAGGATACCGTGGAATTTGAATTTCGCAAGCAGCATCGCGACGGCCGCGCGATTTGGGTGCGCGTGCAGGCGAAAACAGTGGGAGAAGAGGGCGGTCGGCCCTTGCTGCAATGCGTGTTTCACGATATTTCCGCGCTAAAGGAGGCGCAAACAGAATTGAGTAATCTGGTCAATTCCGTACCGGGCGGCATTGCCAGTTATCGGGTGGAGGGCGACCAATTCATCCCCCTGTTCTATTCCGACGGCGTTCCGGCGCTGACTGGGCACACGCGGGAGGAGTACGACGCGATCGTTCATGCGGACGCGATCGCCAGCGTTTATGAACCCGACCGCGAAAGGGTGCTATTAGCCGCCCGCTCGTCGCTAAGCCGCCGTACCGTGCTGGATGTCTCTTACCGAATGCGCCATCGGAACGGCGAACTGATCTGGCTGCATCTAAACGGACGGCGCATAGAAAACACGGGCGATTCGCTGTGCTTTTACGCTGTTTTTACCGGCATGTCCATGCAGACCCGCTTGTTTCAGGACATCGCCAATGAGACCGCGGATGGGATCTATGTGATCGACCGGCAAACGCATGAGCTGCTGTATACGAACGATGCAAACGCGCTGTTCAGCGAAGCCAAACCGTGTGTGGGACAAAAATGTTTTGAAGCGCTGCATGGGAATCCGGCGCCCTGTGCATCGTGTGTGCTGCAAACATATGGCGCGGACGGAAAAGAGCATGAGATCACGTTGGAAAGCATGCCGGGAAGGTTCTTTACCGTGCGCTTCCGGGAAACGGACTGGAACGGGATTCCGGCCTATGTGCAGTATATCAGGGATGTGACGGAGGAAGTGCGCACCCGTCAGGAAAAAGAACGTTTGGAAATGTATTTTCAAACCGTCGTGGGCAATTTACCCGGCGGCATATCCGTGATACGCTGTGATCCGGACGGTGGGATGACGCCGGAATTTATCTCAGACGGCTTCGCCGCCATGACGCATATGACGGTGGCGCAAGCAGGGGAGCTTTATCAAAAAGATATTTTTGCAGGCGTGCACCCCGATGATGTGGAGGAGAATCAAAAAAAGCTGAGATCCTTCATCGAAAAAGGCGACGGGCATTGTACGCTCACCGCCCGCATGGCTTGCGGGGACGGCGGCTATGTCTGGGTCAAGGATTCGCTTTCAGTGCAGCAACATGCGGATGGCGTGCGCAGGATCTACTCGATCTATACCGATATCACCAAAATGGTGGAGGAACAGGAGCAGATTCGCTGCCGGTACGAGGATATCATCCTGCAGCACTACCGAAAACCGGGGGCGGACGAATTGGTGCTTGGGCACTGCAATGTGACGACAAACCGGATATTGGACATTGTGGATCATACGAATTCCGATTTGCTGGAAACCTTTGGCGACGTCCGTGAAGCATTTTTTACCGGAGTAGCCGGCTTGATCGTCGATCCGTCCGAACGGCAGGCTTTTCTTGACATGTATTTAAATGAACCGGCGCTCGCGGCCTTCCACCGGCATGAAACGGAATGCGTTCTCCCGTGCTTCATCAAATTACCGAAGGAGAAGCGTGGACGCTATGTCCAGTTCAAGGTCAACCTGATCGAAACGCCGGTTACCGGAGATATCACGGGCGTGCTGACTGTGACCGATATAACGGAGCAGACCATATCCGATCGGATTCTGCATCAGCTTTCCGTCACCAGCTATGATTATGTTATCGATGTGGATTTGGAGCACGATCGGCATACGGTCGTCACCTGCAGCCAAGACGTAAAATTCCCACCGCCGCCAACGGGCCGCTTTTCCGAGCGGGTGGCGGATATGGTAGCGCATTTGCTCGTACCAAAAGACCGCAGCCGTTTTGCCTGCGCTACGGACCCGGCGGAGATGCGCCGCCGTCTGAAAGCGGGCGGTTCCTATACGATTTCCTACGGCCTGTTAGGGGAGAAGGGGGAGGTTTGCACAAAAAATATGACGATCTCCGCTGTCGATCTACGTTTAGACCGGTTTTGTCTGGTATGCAGCGACATCACAGAGTCCGTGCGTGAGGAACAGAGTTTGCTCAATATGATGGCGTACACCTTTGATCTCATGGGGATTTTGCATCTGGCAAGCGGACGCTTTACGTTGTATACCCGGCAAACGGTGTTGGAAAATCTGGCGCCCCGTATCGTGGACCGGTTTGAGGAGGAGCTGGCGAAGTTCGTAGACGATCATGGGCTGGAAGAGGATAAACAGCAGGCGCATGAGCGGTTCAGCCTTGCGAACATGCTGGTAAGGCTTGCGGAACAGCCGTCTGGTTACGATTTTGTGGTACCGTTTCGGTCAGAAAACGGCCTGCGGTATAAGCAGATCAATGTTTTGTGGGGCGACGAGAACCACAGTACGATTTGTCTGGTACGGGCGGATGTGACCGATATACTGGCTGCGGAGCGCAAAGCCAAGCAAGATTTGGAGCGTGCGCTGGATATTGCGGAGGAGGCGAACCGGGCCAAGAGTGATTTCCTATCCACCATGAGCCATGATATCCGCACGCCGATGAATGCCATTATGGGTATGACGACGCTGGCCGTCGCGCATATGGACGACCGCGCGCGGGTAGCGGACTGCCTGCAAAAGATCAAGGTATCCAGCAAGCATTTGCTCAGTTTGATCAATGATATTCTGGATATGAGCAAGATCGAGCAGTCTAAGATTTCCCTGAACCGTGTCAACGTTTCCATGCCCGAGCTGCTGGAACAGCTTTCCGACATCATGGTGCCGCAGGCCCGGTTGGCAGGGCTGCAATTTTCCATCTGGCAGGAGCGGATCGAGCATCAGGACTTTTTTGGGGATTCGCTGCGGATCAGCCAGATATTGATTAATCTCACCGGCAATGCGATCAAGTTCACGCAGAAGGGCGGCGCGGTCGGCGTTTGCGTGGAGGAGATAGCGCCGCAGAAAGACCCGCAGCGCATTCGCTACCGCTTCACGGTCAGCGATACCGGTATCGGTATGACGCAGGAGTTTCTTGCCAATATTTTTGCGCCGTTTGCCCGCAGCCGCGCGGTATCCCGCGTGGAGGGAACCGGGCTGGGCTTGAGCATTACGAAGGGGCTGATCGACCTGATGGGCGGCGAGATAACGGTTGAAAGCAAGCTGGGCGAGGGCTCGGTTTTCCGCGTAGAGCTGGAATACGAAGCCGCCGAATGCAGAAGCGGGGCATCTCAAGCAAAAGCCGCGCATCAGGCACAAGCGGCGGATTTAAACGGCCGCACCTTCCTGATCGCAGAGGATAATGAGATCAATGCGGAGATACTGCAGGAGCTTTTGAGTATGGAAGGCGCCAGATCGGTCGTTAAGACAGACGGCAGGCAGGCCTTGCGGGCCTTTGAGAGCGCGGCGCCGGATACCTATGACGCTGTACTGATGGATGTGCAAATGCCGGAGATGGACGGCTATCAAGCAACCCGCGCAATCCGCTCGCTGCAGCGCCGGGACGCGGGCGCGATCCCCATCGTTGCCATGACTGCCAACGCGTTTTCCGAAGATATTGCGGCATGTTTGGAATCCGGTATGAACGCTCATGTAGCCAAGCCGGTCGATATGGATACGCTACGGTTCGTTTTAAGCGGCGTACTGGACTCCGCGCGCCCTATGATCTGA
- a CDS encoding diguanylate cyclase domain-containing protein, whose amino-acid sequence MDTQPISFSNDEQAVLDHIPGGVLQCLADDTWTMLAVNRGFIDMFGYSREELSERFGNRFIEMIVPVDREIMQRMAGQQLKKNGKAIVNCRVRCKDGAGKWVMNSIETSRDASGGERMFCVMLDVTESRNDREKLRLSLERHRIIMDQTADIIFEWDIRADTMFYSANWMRKFGYEPMTDAISLQLPQNQHVHPEDMPQLLELMKNAREGIPYSSIEIRIQDAEERYIWCRVRITDQYDENGKPLKTVGVITDIDREKRLVDDLRRRAERDALTGLYNREETERQIKHCLERYPEDICALLMIDIDNFKQINDGQGHLFGDAVLTELAAGMKKLTRRTDTVGRIGGDEFTIFLNNLPSKEVAQDKAGKLLDMFTHLFEGEKSLTEVTCSIGAAIYPDDGTDFQSLYHSADLALYRAKSQGKNQYVLFDPRDAVPINQIGYSSIGASIDSDQRTAGLQGDLVSYVFQILYDTADMECAIQLILEIVGKRFDVSRAYIFENSSDGKYCDNTYEWCNEGIAPEKDNLQHYPYEDVTGYKDLFKDNAIFYCRDVRSLTPAQAALFEGQGICSTLQCAIRENNQFRGFVGFDECTGMRMWTKEEIGILSLISQMLTIFLEKKHVMERDRQMTLQLNTILDMQDAYIYAVDQTNYELLYLNHKTKELDASARVGMPCYRAFFSRENPCETCPLKGAKEIYNPQYDVWTSVQVSPIKWGDYCAYLLSCYDITAYKRMQKDKTAETPED is encoded by the coding sequence ATGGATACACAGCCTATTTCTTTCAGCAATGATGAACAAGCGGTTTTAGACCACATTCCCGGCGGCGTCCTACAGTGTCTGGCTGACGATACATGGACGATGTTAGCGGTCAACCGAGGCTTTATCGATATGTTTGGATATTCCCGCGAGGAGCTGTCCGAACGGTTCGGCAACCGTTTTATAGAAATGATCGTGCCGGTGGATCGCGAGATTATGCAGCGCATGGCCGGGCAGCAGCTCAAGAAGAACGGCAAGGCTATCGTCAACTGCCGGGTGCGCTGTAAAGACGGCGCGGGCAAATGGGTGATGAACAGTATCGAAACGAGCCGTGACGCATCCGGCGGCGAGCGGATGTTTTGCGTTATGCTGGATGTAACGGAATCCAGAAACGACAGGGAAAAGCTGAGATTGTCTCTGGAACGTCATCGGATTATCATGGATCAGACGGCCGATATCATTTTTGAATGGGACATTCGCGCGGATACCATGTTTTATTCCGCGAACTGGATGCGTAAATTCGGATATGAACCGATGACGGATGCAATCTCCTTGCAGCTGCCGCAGAATCAACATGTCCATCCGGAGGATATGCCGCAACTGTTGGAGCTTATGAAAAACGCTCGGGAGGGCATACCCTATTCTTCGATCGAGATCCGCATACAGGACGCGGAGGAACGGTATATCTGGTGCCGCGTCCGTATCACCGATCAGTATGATGAGAACGGAAAGCCGCTGAAAACCGTGGGCGTGATCACCGATATCGACCGGGAAAAGCGTTTGGTAGACGATTTGCGGCGGCGGGCTGAGCGGGACGCGCTGACCGGGCTTTACAACCGTGAGGAGACCGAGCGGCAGATTAAGCACTGTTTGGAGCGCTATCCTGAAGATATCTGCGCGCTTTTGATGATCGATATCGATAACTTCAAGCAGATCAATGACGGACAGGGGCACCTGTTCGGGGACGCGGTGCTGACCGAGCTGGCCGCGGGCATGAAGAAGCTGACCCGCCGGACCGATACGGTCGGAAGAATCGGCGGGGATGAATTCACGATATTTTTAAATAACCTGCCTTCCAAAGAAGTGGCGCAGGACAAGGCGGGCAAGCTTCTGGATATGTTCACCCATCTGTTCGAGGGAGAAAAATCCCTGACAGAGGTCACCTGCAGCATCGGCGCGGCGATCTATCCGGATGACGGTACCGATTTCCAATCGCTTTATCACAGCGCGGACCTCGCGCTGTATCGGGCCAAGAGCCAAGGGAAGAACCAATACGTGTTGTTCGATCCGAGGGATGCCGTGCCGATCAACCAGATCGGGTATTCCTCCATCGGCGCATCCATCGATTCGGATCAGCGCACTGCGGGGCTGCAGGGCGACTTGGTCAGCTATGTGTTCCAAATCCTTTATGATACGGCGGATATGGAGTGCGCCATCCAACTGATCCTAGAGATCGTGGGCAAGCGCTTTGATGTAAGCCGGGCTTATATTTTTGAAAACAGTTCGGATGGAAAATATTGCGATAATACCTATGAATGGTGCAATGAGGGGATCGCCCCGGAAAAGGACAATTTACAACACTATCCCTATGAAGATGTAACGGGGTATAAGGATTTATTTAAAGACAACGCCATTTTCTATTGCCGCGACGTTCGTTCGCTCACGCCGGCGCAGGCGGCTCTTTTTGAAGGGCAAGGGATCTGCTCCACATTGCAGTGCGCGATCCGGGAGAACAATCAGTTTCGCGGGTTTGTAGGCTTTGACGAATGCACAGGCATGCGGATGTGGACCAAGGAAGAGATCGGCATTTTATCGCTGATCTCCCAAATGCTGACGATCTTTTTGGAAAAAAAGCATGTGATGGAGCGCGACCGGCAAATGACGCTGCAGCTCAATACCATTCTGGATATGCAGGACGCCTATATTTACGCGGTCGATCAAACCAACTACGAATTGCTTTACTTAAACCACAAAACAAAGGAGCTGGACGCTTCGGCGCGGGTCGGCATGCCATGCTACCGGGCGTTTTTCAGCAGAGAGAACCCTTGCGAGACCTGTCCGCTCAAAGGGGCGAAGGAAATCTACAATCCGCAATATGATGTTTGGACCAGCGTGCAGGTATCGCCGATCAAATGGGGGGATTACTGCGCCTATCTGCTATCCTGCTACGATATAACGGCTTATAAGCGTATGCAGAAAGATAAAACGGCTGAAACCCCGGAAGATTGA
- a CDS encoding polyprenyl synthetase family protein, translated as MELEKTLQEDIALIESALRNYLSGENGEGYDEIFDAAKYAALAGGKRLRPVILLEFCRLCGGSKLKALPFACALEMIHTYSLIHDDLPCMDDDDLRRGRPTCHKVYGEATAVLAGDGLLTRAFETMAGADCAPEIALAAIRYMSRAAGMNGMIGGQVLDMASEGKQISLDTLNRLQKLKTGCLLCAAAAVGCIAAGKSDETTLAAAESFGNKLGLAFQIEDDLLDIEGDAAVLGKSVGKDEKSEKSTFPALLGMEKCRELVNALTDEAVAALDHFGGDPLLEALSRSLIGRVK; from the coding sequence ATGGAACTGGAAAAGACGCTTCAAGAGGATATCGCCCTGATCGAGTCCGCGCTGCGCAACTACCTATCAGGCGAGAACGGCGAAGGCTATGACGAGATCTTCGACGCTGCGAAGTATGCGGCCCTTGCGGGCGGCAAGCGGCTGCGCCCTGTGATTTTGTTGGAATTTTGCCGCCTGTGCGGCGGGAGCAAGCTGAAGGCGCTGCCTTTTGCCTGCGCGCTTGAAATGATCCACACGTATTCGCTCATTCACGATGATCTGCCCTGTATGGACGACGACGACCTGCGCCGCGGCCGCCCGACCTGCCATAAGGTATACGGCGAAGCGACCGCTGTACTGGCGGGAGACGGGCTGCTGACGCGGGCCTTTGAGACCATGGCGGGCGCGGACTGCGCGCCCGAGATCGCACTGGCCGCCATACGCTATATGTCCCGCGCCGCCGGTATGAACGGTATGATCGGCGGACAGGTGCTCGATATGGCGAGCGAGGGCAAGCAGATATCCCTTGATACGTTAAACCGTCTGCAGAAGCTAAAAACAGGCTGCTTGTTATGCGCCGCGGCCGCTGTCGGCTGTATCGCGGCGGGCAAAAGTGATGAGACAACGCTTGCCGCCGCAGAAAGTTTTGGCAATAAGCTGGGCCTTGCCTTCCAGATCGAAGACGATCTGCTCGATATTGAAGGGGACGCGGCCGTGCTTGGAAAGTCGGTCGGTAAGGATGAAAAGAGCGAAAAATCAACCTTTCCCGCGCTGCTTGGCATGGAGAAGTGCCGGGAACTGGTCAATGCTCTTACCGATGAAGCCGTGGCTGCGCTCGATCATTTCGGGGGCGATCCGCTGCTTGAAGCCCTATCCCGCAGTCTGATCGGCCGGGTTAAATAA
- the xseB gene encoding exodeoxyribonuclease VII small subunit gives MAEKSFESQMERLEEIVRLLERGEAPLSESIKLFEEGTKLSAAMGKLLDKAEQKVTVMQESEQGELVETPFVPEEEA, from the coding sequence ATGGCGGAAAAGTCATTTGAAAGCCAGATGGAGCGCTTGGAGGAGATCGTTCGCCTGCTTGAGCGCGGCGAAGCGCCGCTGAGCGAAAGCATCAAGCTGTTCGAGGAGGGCACGAAGCTCTCCGCCGCGATGGGCAAGCTGCTGGACAAGGCCGAGCAAAAGGTGACGGTCATGCAAGAAAGCGAGCAGGGCGAACTGGTCGAAACGCCCTTTGTACCGGAGGAAGAGGCATAA
- the xseA gene encoding exodeoxyribonuclease VII large subunit: MSTVYSVTRLNNEIKDLLDAVPGYRNLFVQGEISNYKAHSSGHYYLTLKDEGASISAVMFRSDAMRLKFRLENGMKVIVRGRVSSFPRTGQVQLYLNEIVPDGAGALNLAFEQLKSKLHAEGLFNEVYKKPIPACPSHVALITSPTGAAVRDMVRILGRRWPLARVTLYPALVQGPGAAPSICRALALANAVGEADVILCGRGGGSMEDLWAFNEEAVARAIFESEIPVISAVGHEPDVTIADFVADLRAPTPSGAAELAVPDRAEYRVALRSLELRLHTAGLRHMQTNRRRLDGLAERLAARTPAKYIDEKRLQLDSACERLLGAQAARLDRERQYVRLLGQKLSAAGQRGVQARRLRFSRLVATLDAISPLGVLARGYAIAEGEKGVVVDAAALHAGDRLRVRFAKGVATCSVLDIEKGEA; this comes from the coding sequence TTGAGCACGGTATATTCAGTCACAAGGCTTAATAATGAGATCAAGGACCTGCTGGACGCCGTACCGGGTTACCGCAACCTTTTCGTGCAGGGCGAGATATCCAACTATAAGGCGCATTCCTCCGGCCACTATTATCTAACGCTCAAAGACGAAGGCGCGTCAATTAGCGCGGTGATGTTCCGTTCAGACGCGATGCGGCTGAAATTTCGTTTGGAAAACGGTATGAAAGTGATCGTGCGCGGGCGGGTCAGTTCGTTTCCGCGCACCGGGCAGGTGCAGCTTTATCTAAACGAGATTGTGCCGGACGGCGCGGGCGCGCTGAACTTAGCGTTTGAGCAGCTCAAAAGCAAGCTGCACGCAGAAGGGCTTTTCAATGAAGTGTACAAAAAGCCTATTCCCGCCTGTCCCTCGCATGTCGCGCTCATCACCTCGCCCACGGGCGCGGCGGTGCGCGATATGGTCCGTATTTTGGGCAGGCGCTGGCCGCTGGCCCGGGTGACGCTGTACCCCGCGTTGGTGCAGGGGCCGGGCGCGGCGCCCAGCATCTGCCGCGCGCTCGCGCTGGCCAACGCTGTGGGCGAGGCCGATGTTATTTTGTGCGGCCGCGGCGGCGGTTCCATGGAAGACCTGTGGGCTTTTAACGAAGAAGCGGTCGCCCGCGCGATCTTTGAATCGGAGATCCCTGTCATTTCGGCGGTTGGGCACGAACCCGATGTAACAATCGCGGATTTTGTAGCCGATCTGCGCGCGCCGACGCCCTCGGGCGCGGCGGAACTGGCTGTGCCCGATCGGGCGGAGTACCGCGTGGCGCTGCGCTCGCTGGAGCTGCGACTGCACACGGCGGGATTGCGGCACATGCAGACCAACCGGCGGCGGCTGGACGGTTTGGCCGAGCGGCTCGCCGCGCGCACGCCGGCAAAGTATATTGATGAAAAACGCCTGCAACTGGACAGCGCGTGCGAACGCCTGCTCGGCGCGCAGGCGGCCCGCCTTGACCGGGAGCGGCAGTATGTGCGGCTATTGGGGCAAAAGCTATCGGCTGCGGGGCAGCGCGGCGTGCAAGCGCGCAGGCTGCGCTTTAGCCGTCTGGTCGCCACGCTGGATGCGATCAGCCCGCTCGGCGTTCTGGCGCGTGGCTACGCGATCGCGGAAGGGGAAAAGGGCGTTGTTGTAGATGCCGCCGCCCTTCACGCGGGCGACCGTCTGCGCGTGCGCTTTGCGAAGGGCGTGGCAACTTGCAGTGTTTTGGATATCGAGAAGGGAGAAGCATAA
- a CDS encoding DNA-binding protein, which yields MCKRFLGVDTSNYRTSAAIFESDTLCWVNEGELLTVPAGAIGLRQSDALFQHTVRLHEKIGALPIGPVCAVGVSTRPRAVEGSYMPCFLAGESAARSAAHLLSVPLFPCSHQQGHIAAAALSAGRLALLDVPFLAWHLSGGTTELLLVRPGEDGLPDCACIGGTTDLSAGQLVDRAGAALGLSFPSGAALDRHALDAAPEKGAKPRVTDGYFSLSGMQNQVESRVRKKEPPAQIARFTLETVANAVWEATRQARRQYPYPVLCAGGVMASGILRARFAEQENIFFAEPRLSGDNAVGVAVLAARQYERTEN from the coding sequence ATGTGTAAACGTTTTTTGGGGGTGGATACCTCCAATTACCGCACCTCGGCCGCGATCTTTGAATCAGACACCCTTTGCTGGGTTAACGAGGGGGAGCTGCTTACGGTGCCCGCGGGCGCGATCGGCCTGCGCCAATCGGACGCGCTGTTCCAGCACACCGTGCGTCTGCATGAAAAGATAGGCGCGCTGCCCATAGGGCCTGTTTGCGCCGTTGGCGTCAGTACCCGGCCGCGCGCGGTCGAAGGTTCGTATATGCCCTGCTTTTTGGCAGGCGAAAGCGCCGCGCGGAGCGCGGCGCATTTGCTTTCCGTGCCGCTTTTTCCTTGTTCCCATCAGCAGGGACATATCGCGGCGGCGGCGCTGTCCGCCGGACGGTTGGCGCTGCTGGATGTGCCCTTTCTCGCGTGGCACCTGTCCGGCGGCACGACCGAGCTGCTGTTGGTGCGACCGGGGGAGGACGGCCTGCCGGACTGTGCATGCATCGGCGGTACGACCGATCTGTCCGCGGGTCAGCTCGTCGACCGGGCGGGCGCGGCGCTCGGCTTATCCTTTCCCAGCGGAGCGGCGCTCGATCGGCACGCGCTGGACGCCGCGCCCGAAAAGGGCGCAAAGCCGCGCGTGACGGATGGTTATTTTTCGCTTTCCGGCATGCAAAATCAGGTGGAAAGCCGGGTCCGAAAGAAGGAGCCGCCCGCGCAGATCGCGCGCTTTACACTAGAAACAGTGGCGAACGCCGTTTGGGAAGCGACCCGGCAGGCGCGGCGGCAATACCCTTATCCCGTTTTGTGCGCGGGCGGGGTCATGGCAAGCGGAATACTGCGCGCAAGGTTTGCGGAGCAAGAGAATATCTTCTTTGCCGAACCGCGTCTTTCTGGCGATAACGCGGTCGGAGTAGCGGTATTGGCCGCCCGGCAGTATGAAAGGACAGAAAATTGA
- the nusB gene encoding transcription antitermination factor NusB has translation MSRKQAREIALHLIFEMGFQDFKAEEVLADRLDESIMASISGDIALYAGKLGEAETSYIREVVIGVAGRLSELDRDIEAFSHGWKLSRLSHMTIAILRLALYESRYVADVPVGAAINEAVELAKIYDTEEAAAFINGILGSIVRAENSGDAPMDQTVAETAAESAEPAAPQPEAAASNV, from the coding sequence GTGAGCAGAAAACAAGCAAGAGAGATCGCCCTGCACCTGATTTTTGAAATGGGGTTTCAGGATTTCAAGGCGGAAGAGGTGCTGGCCGACCGGCTGGACGAGAGCATCATGGCTTCGATCAGCGGCGATATCGCGCTGTACGCAGGCAAGCTGGGCGAGGCGGAAACATCGTATATCCGCGAGGTCGTAATCGGCGTGGCCGGTCGCCTGAGCGAACTGGATCGGGATATCGAAGCGTTCTCACACGGCTGGAAGCTCAGCCGCCTGTCGCATATGACTATCGCCATTTTGCGGCTGGCCCTTTATGAATCGCGTTACGTGGCCGATGTGCCGGTTGGCGCGGCCATCAATGAAGCGGTCGAACTGGCTAAGATCTACGACACCGAGGAAGCCGCCGCCTTTATCAACGGCATTTTGGGTTCGATTGTGCGCGCGGAAAACAGCGGCGACGCGCCTATGGATCAAACAGTGGCAGAGACTGCCGCTGAATCGGCCGAACCTGCGGCGCCGCAGCCGGAAGCCGCCGCATCCAATGTGTAA